In Tribolium castaneum strain GA2 chromosome 4, icTriCast1.1, whole genome shotgun sequence, one DNA window encodes the following:
- the LOC103315163 gene encoding oocyte zinc finger protein XlCOF28: protein MEYESESTICGICGNYDKLLTLNAREQLLVREVFRCIFLHPNNSTKACDFCIHKLYNFKNFLKQIILNQAKLRKTHETTMQQDPNKDDADEPHTDKYNCRCSNCQNKFGSLPLLVQVIEENEKTEPMPSTSRDLSPKPSRKTMKCTHCEKTFSHKGDLNKHVRTHTGEQPFTCSVCDRKFAHTSNLARHLRLHSGDRPFTCENCNKHFSRKDKLDLHRRSKNCKKTS from the exons ATGGAATATGAAAGTGAATCCACGATTTGTGGCATATGTGGAAATTACGACAAGTTGTTAACACTCAACGCACGAGAGCAACTCTTAGTCAGAGAAGTCTTCAGATGT atCTTCCTGCACCCAAATAACTCAACCAAAGCCTGCGACTTCTGCATCCATAAACTGTACAACTTCAAAAACTTCCTCAAACAAATCATCCTCAACCAAGCCAAACTCCGCAAGACTCATGAAACAACAATGCAACAGGACCCCAACAAAGACGACGCGGACGAACCCCACACGGATAAATACAACTGCAGGTGCTCCAACTGCCAAAACAAATTCGGAAGTTTGCCGCTTTTAGTCCAAGTGAttgaagaaaacgaaaagactGAACCGATGCCATCCACAAGCCGCGACCTATCCCCGAAACCCAGCAGAAAAACGATGAAGTGCACACATTGCGAAAAAACATTTAGTCATAAAGGTGATTTGAACAAGCACGTGCGAACGCACACGGGGGAACAACCCTTCACCTGCTCCGTCTGTGATAGAAAATTTGCGCACACCTCCAACTTGGCCAGGCATTTGAGGCTCCACAGCGGCGATCGGCCCTTCACGTGCGAAAACTGCAACAAACATTTCAGCCGCAAGGACAAGCTGGACCTGCACCGGAGGAGCAAAAACTGCAAGAAGACCAGCTAA
- the CysRS-m gene encoding probable cysteine--tRNA ligase, mitochondrial produces MFTRNCLIFTRNSHRWVKPNGHDTGIKVFNCTARTKVPLIVKNKNLVTWYTCGPTVYDSSHIGHASCFVKLDIIQRLLRHYFNLNVVTVMNITDIDDKIIARANTAKVPPKELAKKFEAEFWKDLDALDVRRPDCVLRVTENMDVIKNFIRELIDKGKAYKAGDNSVYFDVGAYDNYAKLQNIGEDAPEPSKFKKSKMDFALWKAAKPGEISWVSEWGKGRPGWHIECSALAGHVLGPEIDIHAGGIDLRFPHHENEEAQSCARYCRPQWVNYWLHTGHLHLKDSQKMSKSLHNTISISSMLEDTTAPAFRMACLMSHYRSRMEYSNEFVITASKVLQNYINFVDNCQNYLNGYLKADVDNDTVSKLVVESANKIHSALIDDFNTSEVISTINELISAVNSILHSSRTDLCDTKSVAVIAASNLVSSTLNMFGINVNKKQSSVCDNYVEVMNILNDFRQSIRQLGISNKDKNVLELCDKVRDNLKSIGITIKDHGKMSSWS; encoded by the exons ATGTTCACgcgaaattgtttaattttcacCCGAAATAGCCACAGATGGGTGAAACCCAACGGTCACGACACCGGAATCAAAGTCTTCAATTGCACAGCTCGAACCAAAGTGCCACttattgtgaaaaataaaaatttggtgactTGGTACACTTGTGGCCCCACAGTCTATGACTCTTCCCACATCGGCCATGCCAGCTGTTTCGTCAAACTGGACATAATCCAAAGACTTTTGAGACACTACTTCAATTTAAACGTCGTGACCGTGATGAATATAACGGATATCGATGATAAAATCATTGCAAGGGCGAACACTGCCAAAGTTCCACCCAAAGAATTAGCGAAGAAGTTTGAAGCAGAGTTTTGGAAAGACTTGGATGCTTTGGACGTAAGGCGGCCAGACTGCGTGCTGCGAGTGACCGAAAATATGgacgttattaaaaatttcatccGGGAGCTTATTGATAAAGGGAAAGCGTACAAAGCTGGGGATAATTCGGTTTATTTCGACGTTGGTGCGTATGATAATTACGCCAAGTTGCAAAATATTGGGGAAGATGCGCCTGAACcgtcgaaatttaaaaaatccaagaTGGATTTTGCACTGTGGAAGGCGGCTAAACCGGGTGAAATTTCCTGGGTTAGTGAGTGGGGAAAGGGGCGTCCAGGGTGGCATATTGAGTGCTCGGCTTTGGCTGGTCATGTTTTAG GACCAGAAATTGATATACACGCTGGTGGTATCGACCTACGCTTCCCTCACCATGAAAACGAAGAAGCCCAGTCGTGTGCACGCTACTGTAGACCCCAATGGGTCAACTATTGGCTACACACTGGTCATTTGCACCTCAAAGATAGCCAAAAAATGTCCAAATCGCTACATAATACAATTTCAATTAGCTCTATGTTGGAAGACACCACAGCTCCAGCGTTTCGTATGGCCTGTCTAATGTCGCATTATCGATCTAGGATGGAATATAGCAACGAATTTGTAATAACTGCCTCTAAAGTTCTTCaaaattatatcaattttgttGACAATTGCCAGAATTATTTAAACGGTTATTTAAAGGCCGACGTTGACAATGATACTGTTAGTAAATTAGTTGTTgaaagtgcaaataaaattCACAGTGCGTTAATCGACGATTTTAACACATCTGAAGTTATAAGCACTATAAACGAGCTAATTTCAGCCGTGAATAGCATTTTACATTCATCTCGTACCGACTTGTGTGATACTAAATCGGTTGCTGTGATAGCAGCATCTAATTTAGTTTCCAGTACATTAAATATGTTTGgaataaatgtaaacaaaaaacagtcaaGTGTTTGTGATAATTATGTAGAAgtaatgaatattttaaatgattttagGCAGAGCATTAGGCAGTTGGGGATCTCAAATAAggacaaaaatgttttagagCTGTGTGACAAAGTTAgggataatttaaaaagtataGGAATTACGATAAAGGACCACGGGAAAATGTCCTCATGgtcctaa